CCCCTTTATATTTATCGAGGTAAAGGCATGATAAtaatctttttcaaaagtttatttattgGAAACGTTTTGTTTCCACAAGCAGTGTATATAAAAGGTTATAATTCGATAGCATCTTGTTCATTGTGATGAAATGGCTTCTTGTTCAATCTCTGCAAGGGAAACAGGAAGCGAGAGCGCAACAGTACCAAATTGGCTTGAACTTCCGACAGACATCATAACAAACATTCTTCGGAGGCTTGATACCATTGACATAGTAAAAAATGCATGTATAGTATGTCCTCTATGGTGGAGCATATGCAAGGATCCTCTCATGTGGCGTACCATTCGCATGATAGGTGAACGCAGTTACTTTAATGCAAATTTCCCAGAGATCTGTCATTATGCTGTTGAACGAAGCTGCGGTCATTTAGAAGAGATTTCTGTTGAGTATTTTGCCACAGATGAGCTCCTTGAATTCATAGTTGAGAAGTAATAATAATTGATAAAAGAATCTTTTTTCTTGTATATATTTCAATTGCGTATATTGTTTTATCATCCatgatttattttctaaatttttatgCTGCTTAATGATGGCTTTATGCATTTGCAGTGGCACTAATCTGAGATGCATGCGGCTTGTAGAATGCCAATACATTTCAGATGAAGGATTTTGCAAAGCTGTGAGAAAACTTTTGCAGTTAGAGGAGTTAGAGATTTCATTATGTAGCCTATCGAAGGAGTCTCTTGAAGTCCTTGGCCGATCTTGCCgtcttttaaaatctctcaTATTTTCTAGAGAGTGGAATAGACCAGTTGCCGATGATGGTGATGCTTTAATTATTTCAGAAACAATGTCTAGACTTCGCCGTCTTCATCTTGATGGAAATAGGCTCACTGACATTGGGCTTCTTGCCATTCTGAATGGATGTCCTCTTCTCGAGTCACTTTACATTGGAGGATGTTATCATCTTGAATTGAGTCAAGGATTGGAAGAAAGGTGCCTTGAGCAGATCAAAGATGTACGATTGTCATTTACGATCGACTATTTACAAGTTCTTTTATGATGGtcatgtttattattattattattattattactattaatttagtTTGGAAATGAAGATTAAAAGTTAGGTTATTATTATCGTTGATATTAATTTAGAGCAAATTTGTTTAAGGCAATGGACggcataattttataattttaactattgtcatttattttctagACTATATGTGACATACTTTATCAATCTGATGGATATTTTCTGGGTTTAATTGTTATCAATTTTGTTCTTGAGGATTGCATGTTTTCCTATATTGTTGAATGACTCCTACGGTGGATTTGGTATGCAACTTCTTTGTACAAAAGTAGCTGAATATGTTAACCATGATATGTTTCCTGGGAAAAAGCATAATtgatatcattaatttaaaaacTATTCTATTGTTTTAGACTTTAGTTCAACCCACATATAATCAAAGTCCACAATCCAAAACATTTTGTGAATATGAACGCAATTCATCAGTCATAGAGAAAGAGCAAACACCGAACAAAATGAAAGAGGGAATGATGGAGAACAAAAGCCACACAATAAAACAAGAGtcagatttatttattttcaatatttggGGTGTAAAAACGGGGACCCGTTTTTTTCCGGAAGCAAGATGAAACGATAGGAAATAACAAgggtaaaaatgaattttaaataaattgataaGGTTAAATGTGAAATAAGAAATGATAAGTTATAAACTACAAGCTCAAATGCTTTTTTGAAACATCgtctaaaaaaataagtcataagtttatgaatatgatgaaatgatgattatcAAACAAGACTATTTTAGTTCCACAAGCTAATAAgctcattattttttttgggtttacaAAATTGAAACATAAGCCACTCAAGATTATAACAATTTATTCTTCCAAACAAATTCGTCTTTTTGCAcggtaaataaaatataaaaatctcCTGAAGTAAAGGTGGACGAGATCGTAATAATAaaaagggtttgtctaacatgtgcaatattgcacatgttaaagaaactaaaagtagtaacttttcattgaaaaccaacaattaattattaaaaatttacatatttaatataaatgcacaagtttcaagtcaaagttactactttaaacttcttatcatgtgcaaatttgcacatgatagaaaaaccctaataaaaaaaattaatactaagGAAGCTTCGAATCATGAAATGTTGGGAAAAAATTGAGCATCAattctttttgttgttgaaagcaaaacatgttaattttgttttttgttatcatAATTGGTGGTGTAATCCGTTagtttgtttgggtatcgaGTTGGTAATCATTTACAATTTATCGACAATACGTTGTTATTTGGGCGTAAAAGTTGGACGAATATTGTTAGAGCCTTATgtactattttgtatttgtttgaGGCAATGTCTGATTTAAAAGTGAACTTTCATAAGAGTTTATTGGTTGGTGTTAGTGTTAATGATATTTGGTTAACTGAGGCGGCTGCGGTGTTGAATGCAAAATTGGGAAGTTACCTTTTGTTTTTTGGGCATGTTGATTGGGGGTAATCCGAGACGCTGGACGAATGTTAGAGCCTTGTGTactgttttgtatttgtttattaaGGCAATGTCTAGTTTAAAAGTGAACTTTCTTAAAAGTTTGTTGGTTGGTGTTAATGTTAACGATTCTTAGTTAACTCAGCGGCTTCGGTGTTGCCTTCATTGTATGAGTTGTTGCCTACTTGTCTGCATGACTTGCTGCGGATGAAGGAATATTTTGGGTATAGATTTtgttccattttatttttttttatggtggtcggggttcgaaccccgaaccttgcatattttatgcattgtccataccaactgagttaagctcacgaggacattcCCTTTTATTTTGTCAGCATCATGTTCATCTTCGTATAGAATCATTGAAATTTAATGAAATGaagtttattttgtaaaaaataataatatcaacagTGCACTATACTTAGGGATGAATTAATTAGGAAATGAGGAAGTAACTACCTAGAAAATACATATACTTAGGGGTGAATAATTAGGAAATTACGAAGTAACTACCTAGAAAATACATAGAAAAAGAAGAATCGTAGTGAGATTTCTATACCgttgtacacttgaacaattcaTCCATGTTCTAACGTTCTATTGATATTACAAGACTACGAGAATGGAGGAGATTAAACTGTGTtggagcattttttttttttaagatgatcAAGTTAAGAGTATGTTTTAGTTCATTTTTGAATtggtcaaaattatttttagagatgtaaaattgatttcgacatgtttagatattttataatattatttgacTTTGTTTTAAGAATCTTGACTTTGTCTtaagaattgattctaactagAATTTGTAGTTTtcgatttatataaaagaatttgtagctttgaattaattttttaaatcacTTTTACGTGAATGTTTCCAAACAAATTATTAGTTTATCTTCATCAAtagtttttatataattaaaatggagatagtaaatatatattgtgttcGAATCAAAACATGCTTTTTGACTAACACTTTTGTTGagtaaaacttttattttaatagattGTTCCTGAGGTTGTTATCTGTATTATATTCAAATGATTTCACTAATCATTTATCAATTTTCTTTGCATCATTGCTTACACTCCACTCCTTAGTCTGTACGTAGCAAATCGATCTTGTAAATCCAATGATAATAATATCTATgcaagattattattttttaaatatgctAGTCCTCCCCCAAGTAAATAATATATTACAGGTacctaaaataaaacaacatggaaaaaaaagtgttatattTGGAGGgacttaaaacaaaacaaaaatatatatatttgtaggaatgaaaaatatttaaacccaagattatatttatataaaacaaattaatgatGTAGCACGATGGAGACagacatataaattaaatttgtcatTCATCGTGAATATTTCGACTAGTTAATTTCATAAATGTTTTTGCTAAATAgtcttcgttttttttttgttaaagtcaAATAGGATACAACGACGTCCTTTTCATCGTGGGAAAATATGATAATATAATGGTAGTTGACAATTTCCTTGAAAGGCATGCATATGCACACCAGCAAAGCAAGGAAACGAATCCATAAATCTCATCGCTCTTTTGCAATTGCAACTAATCTTGGACCATCTTCTTTAATTTAAACCACTTCGTCTTGTTGTGTTTGGGGGTTGTGGACGGTCAATATTCATACAAATGCTAACTAGCCCTGTACAAGGGCGGCGCCAGTACTTTAGCAAGGGCACGCCCCTTTCCCTTATCCCAAAACTGCCGTTCACGTGTCTTGGTGTTAAATATTCGGCTAGAATGTCCAGATTCAGAGGAATATATGTGTTCGCCCAAGAAGGCTCAAATGGCTATAAATAACACCTTTAGTTTCAATATCGTACTCGCCACAAGTACAAgtcctataaaaaaaagtcatagaaaaaatgagagagaaaaacaCTCAGAATTCTCATCATCAAGTTCTTGAAACTTTCTCATCTagagagcaaaaaaaaaaacaacattgaaAATAAAGGCAAAAAGGTctagaaaaatgaaagaaaataatgagaTATGCTATATGGCATATGACACAAGAATGCTAGATCAACATGCAATTTACctcataaaaagaaaatcaaagactGTAAAGGTCAAAACCCAAAACTCTAAAGCAGTACTAGTTACTGGAAGACAAATATGAGacaagacaaaaaaattatcattttttgttttgttgaagtcaTATACTATGGTAATATAATGGTAGTTGACAATTTCCTCGAAAGGCATGCAAATAGTTTATATAAGCACACCAGCAAAGCAAGAAAAGGAATATACAAATCTTATcatcaaaagagagaaaatactcagaaatcaaatcatcaattgtTTGCAACTTTTAACATTTCGagagcaaaaaaaaatagattgagAATAAAGGCAAAACCTTCTTAAAAAgtggaagaaaataaaaatggcaGACAGTTCAGTATCATTTTTATTGGACAAGCTAACATGGTTACTTCAAGAGGAAGTAAATCTACAAAGAGGAGTCCGTGAAGATGTTCAATACATCAAAGACGAACTTGAACGCCACAAGTCCATCTTGATGTTAGCTGATTCATTGGAAGACAAAGACCCTGAACTCAAAGTATGGGTTAAAAGAGTAAGAGATATTGCTCAAGACATGGAAGATGCTATAGATGAATACTATCTTCGCCTTGTCGATCATCAACAAGGCAAAATCAAATCTTCTTATCACAAGATTGTTTTTGGAATTAAGACCATGAAAGCTAGACGCAAAATTGCTTCAAATATACAAGGAATCAAATCCAAAGTTGAAGTTATCTCGCACAGACGTCCAATCATACCTTCAAGCTCAAGTCAAAGGCTTTCATCAAGACTTGATAGTCAAGGTAATTTggaattaattttgttaataattaattatatacaaTACATGCTCAATGCACAAATTAAAACTATAATCATACTTTAGTGTGGAagtcaaataaatatatgaacatGCATATCAACAACCTTAGGATCTACGGCGTGTTGATTTatcaaagatattttaaaaatacctGATTTCATTGATAATAGTCTCTCAACAGTACTCCTAAAATTCAGAGAGTCGCTGATAATGAACACCTACCGGTTAGTGCTTCTCCCTCAACTGGAACTTATATGCTCTTCAGATGGGGATAAGAGGCAAGGAAGGTGCATTATTTCCATTATATTGGATATCATAGCCTATATATTAAGTGATGGCCAATTGTGGTTCTGTTATTCCAAGACATCACATTAGTAATATTCACTCATATTTGAATCCATATAAACTAgttatttaattcattattaaATTAGAAATATAATTAGCTTTATTACATAATTTGATAACTAATCAATTAAAACTCCTAATTGTTAAATAgctattataattttaaataaatattccaACAGGTGATGCCCTTTTGCTGGAGGAAGCTGATTTAGTTGGAATTGAACATCCAAAGAAGCAGCTCTGTGATTTGCTTTTCAAAGATGAATCAAATAGGGCTGTGATTTCCATTTATGGTATGGGAGGTTTAGGGAAGACAACAATAGCAAAACAAGTCTATGATGATCCAAAAGTCAAGAAGCGTTTTAGGATTCATGCTTGGGTTAATCTCTCTCAATCTTTCAAAATGGAAGAGTTGCTTAAAGACCTTGTTGAACAGATTCATATTCTCATCGGAAAACCAGTTCCAGAAGCAGTTGAAAGGATGAAAAGTGACAAGCTGAAAGAGTTGATTAAGGATTTGCTTCAGAGAAGCAGGTACCTAATTGTGCTTGATGATGTGTGGCATGTGAATGTATGGGATGCTGTAAAGCTTGCTTTGCCTAATAATGACCGTGGAAGTAGAGTGATGCTTACGACGCGCAAGAAAGATATAGCTTTGTATTCTTGTGCTGAATTAGGTAAGGATTTTCACCTTGAATTCTTACCTGAGCAAGAAGCTTGGTCTCTTTTTTGTAGGAAGACATTTCAAGGTAATAATAACTCATGTCCTCCTCATCTTGAAGAAGTTTGTAGGAATATCTTGAAATTGTGTGGAGGGTTACCATTAGCAATTGTGGCAATCAGTGGTGCTTTGGCTACAAAAGGAAGATCAAACATAGAAGAGTGGCAGATAGTTTGCAGAAGTTTTGGTTCTGAGATTGAAGGCAATGACAAATTGGAAGATATGAAGAAAGTACTTTCCTTAAGTTTCAATGAATTGCCTTACCATCTTAAATCATGCTTGTTGTATTTAAGCGTCTTTCCAGAATTTCACGCTATCGAGCATATGAGATTGATTCGATTGTGGGTAGCTGAAGGATTTGTAAATGGTGAAGATGGTAAGACACTAGAGGAAGTTGCAGATCGTTACCTTAAGGAGCTTTTGAACAGAAGTTTGCTCCAAGTGGTAGAAAAAACCAGTGATGGAAGGATGAAGACTTGTCGTATGCATGACCTTCTAAGAGAAATTGTTAATTTCAAGTCAAGGGATCAGAACTTTGCAACAGTAGCCAAAGAACAAGATATGGTATGGCCGGAACGAGTTCGTCGTTTATCGGTCATAAATTCATCACATAATGTACTTAAACAGAATAAGACCATATTCAAACTTAGGTCTCTGCTAATGTTTGCAATATCAGATTCAGTCAATCATTTTTCTATCCATGAATTATGCTCCTCCACTGGTGTTAAGTTGCTCAATGTACTAGACTTGCAGGATGCACCTTTGGAGGATTTTCCTCTTGAAATTATCAACCTTTACCTTCTGAAACATCTAAGTTTGAAGAATACAAAGGTGAAAAACATTCCAAGTTCAATTAAGAAGCTCCAATACTTGGAAACATTGGATCTTAAACACACTTGTGTCATGGAATTACCTTTTGAAATTGCGGAGCTGAAACGGTTACGCCACCTCCTGGTGTATCGCTACAAGATTGAGTCCTATGCTCATTTCCACTCAAAGAATGGCTTCAAGGTGGCTGCACCTATAGGAAACATGCAATCTTTGCAAAAGCTTTGTTTCGTAGATGTAGATCAAGGAAGTGGAGCATTGATGGTAGAGTTAGGAAGACTCACTCAACTTAGAAAGCTAGGCATTAGAAAAATGAGGAAAGAAGATGGTGCTGCTTTGTGTTCATCTATTGAGAAGATGATCAATCTTAGATCACTTTCCATAACTgcaattgaagaagatgaggtAATCGATATTCATGACATTTCAAACCCTCCTCGCTATCTTCAGCAGTTATACTTGAGCGGACGCTTAGAGAAGTTTCCACAATGGATAAATTCTTGCAAGAACTTAGTTAGAGTTTTCTTAAAGTGGAGCAGGTTAGAGGAGGATCCTCTTGTGTATCTTCAAGGTTTGCCAAATCTTCGACATCTTGAATTTCTTCAAGTATATGTCGGTGAAATGTTGCATTTCAATGCAAAGGGGTTTCCAAGTCTAAAGGTGTTAGGCCTTGATGATTTAGCAGGACTCAAATGTATGATAATTGAAGAAGGAGCAATGAAAGGTCTTAAGAAGTTGGTCATGCAACGATGTGGTTCATTCAAGAATGTACCATTAGGCATTGAACACTTAACTAAGCTAAAAACAATCGAGTTCTTCGATATGCCTGATGAATTGATTATGGCACTCCGTCCAAATGTAGGGGCAGATTATTGGAGAGTACAAAATGTTCCAACAGTTTATTCTACTTATTGGAGGGATGATGGTTGGGATGTTTATTCATTAGAGACttttggagagagagagagtgcaAAGAGGACTCGTGAGCTTCCTACTCTTTGGAAGGTTTAACTTTGatgtttaatttattcattCTTTTAACATATTGCAGTCATGTTGTATACTTAACAGATGGAAATATTTTAGTTCTCCATTAAGTAGTATGCATAAGTGACATCAAATTTATGTTAAGTTTCAACCAAATAAATCAGGGAGCATAATCTGTTTTTGTGAACTCTTTGAGATTTCAGAATAAAAATGTGTGttcaatttatggttttttgtAGTTGTCAATTTCCATGGCTATTACTTCACAATTGTTTGGCTGGTACTGGTTTTGTTTTATCATATTTAGTATTATAGTTCTTATAGTACAACAAATCATTAACACaaataatgaaacaacaaaattgcTAGCTTATAGTTCTTATGAAACAACAAATCATTAAAATACTTGATCTTAGGCAGAAAGGAACAAACATGCATTGAGGGTGAGAATACTGTTGAGAGAAGGAGAGATTTATAGAGATGGTGGGAATGAGGTGAGGCACAGGTCTGCGACAACGATATAGACTGCCACATCGACCATAAAGCAACCGCTATTTAGGCCACATCGACCATATTTGACTGTCATTCTCTGCAATACGAGATATGACCGCAAGTGTTACCACGACTACTATTTAAAACCCTAGGGTGTTGTTGGTTTTAGGAGTGTAAGGTAAAGAAAAATAGCATAATGAACTAACTTGTTATTTCAAAAGGAAAGAATGCTATTATATAGAGCTGAAGGTACAAGCTTTGTTGGTTACAGTTATAACAGAAATAACCAACTCCCAACTCCGTAACTATATAGTAGATACAACTGAAAAAGTAATTGACTTAACAAAGGAAGACCGGCATTTTGGTTGGAAAAAAGGTTTCATCAAAAGGAAGTGTGGGGGTGCTATTGGAGAAATGTAAGGGGGAGGCAGTAGTTCCCTTGATATTAGCTTCATATGACGGACTTGCAATCTTTCTCATTTCGAACTCTGCAAACTTTTTGGACCGAGTCAGCTCTAGGATAGTTTTTTGAGAGTTTCTTTTTACAACTTTCTCACCTGGTTCAGATTATCAAATCCGAAATGTTTCAGGGTGTTGAGGGTGTTTTTATCGTGTTTTTAAACTCTTTTATTTCAGACCTCAAATGCTTGACCCAAAACACATGATTTTATCTCTCTTTGGTTTCATAGGAAATTTATGTGTTGTGTCGAAAATGGATTGAATATAATGTAAGTGTAGTCGAGTCGAGTAGCTGAAGTCAATTGTTCACAATTGTCTGATCAAAATCAAACGGCTCtaattttaatagaaaaaattaaatatataataaattttgatctTGAAATCTGAATCATAGGATATTGATCTCATATAAAGCTTGTTCATTGTTCAACTGGctttgttagttttttaatgcATAGATATATAATATGCACGTAGTTTTGCTTGTCCAACATCTACATGCATGCATGTGtctatatacatacatacatgtaTGTGTATAATCTAATGCGAGCAAATTTTTCCA
Above is a genomic segment from Medicago truncatula cultivar Jemalong A17 chromosome 5, MtrunA17r5.0-ANR, whole genome shotgun sequence containing:
- the LOC11406512 gene encoding disease resistance protein RPM1 isoform X2, translating into MADSSVSFLLDKLTWLLQEEVNLQRGVREDVQYIKDELERHKSILMLADSLEDKDPELKVWVKRVRDIAQDMEDAIDEYYLRLVDHQQGKIKSSYHKIVFGIKTMKARRKIASNIQGIKSKVEVISHRRPIIPSSSSQRLSSRLDSQGDALLLEEADLVGIEHPKKQLCDLLFKDESNRAVISIYGMGGLGKTTIAKQVYDDPKVKKRFRIHAWVNLSQSFKMEELLKDLVEQIHILIGKPVPEAVERMKSDKLKELIKDLLQRSRYLIVLDDVWHVNVWDAVKLALPNNDRGSRVMLTTRKKDIALYSCAELGKDFHLEFLPEQEAWSLFCRKTFQGNNNSCPPHLEEVCRNILKLCGGLPLAIVAISGALATKGRSNIEEWQIVCRSFGSEIEGNDKLEDMKKVLSLSFNELPYHLKSCLLYLSVFPEFHAIEHMRLIRLWVAEGFVNGEDGKTLEEVADRYLKELLNRSLLQVVEKTSDGRMKTCRMHDLLREIVNFKSRDQNFATVAKEQDMVWPERVRRLSVINSSHNVLKQNKTIFKLRSLLMFAISDSVNHFSIHELCSSTGVKLLNVLDLQDAPLEDFPLEIINLYLLKHLSLKNTKVKNIPSSIKKLQYLETLDLKHTCVMELPFEIAELKRLRHLLVYRYKIESYAHFHSKNGFKVAAPIGNMQSLQKLCFVDVDQGSGALMVELGRLTQLRKLGIRKMRKEDGAALCSSIEKMINLRSLSITAIEEDEVIDIHDISNPPRYLQQLYLSGRLEKFPQWINSCKNLVRVFLKWSRLEEDPLVYLQGLPNLRHLEFLQVYVGEMLHFNAKGFPSLKVLGLDDLAGLKCMIIEEGAMKGLKKLVMQRCGSFKNVPLGIEHLTKLKTIEFFDMPDELIMALRPNVGADYWRVQNVPTVYSTYWRDDGWDVYSLETFGERESAKRTRELPTLWKV